A region from the Sandaracinus amylolyticus genome encodes:
- a CDS encoding TolC family protein, translated as MERSRGDGAQVADRPIGTHRFSRYCALGVLGYQSASMTSHDAGDVLPVPSSPSPRDRSLRATVLALGVSVAAIAAPIDAAAQARVVAEIDDESSDRRRARWSLRAAAARAITGAPRVQAARAQVDAARAHLAHRSVPVVGNPYVSVRALFGMPDQSAATYGVVLGLPFDLSGRQSAWSHEIDQLVEESEEIAEAAANEARAEVASAYVDLAIAQERLAVAEDRLRVAGASHASVRARAEASDATVLDVSLAASELGIARAEVADRRRALLAAQAAFRAALDLDPDVSPEVEPLAGAGPPGDVDLATAITLASERRAEPRAHQAAARRYRLSEDRLFAESIDLLLVGLEWESQGNQRTAHSWGVSATMGLPLIRTAQGERAVARGQSDLELELSVLAERSVEREAAAAWAALQTSLDHLRVIDDEALAAAERALAMSEELLAAGAVDLFRVLNARREVYALRAQRLDALRDAWNARIALERAIGGTWE; from the coding sequence GTGGAGCGGAGTCGAGGCGATGGAGCGCAAGTAGCGGATCGACCGATTGGCACCCATCGGTTTTCCCGATATTGCGCGCTCGGAGTTCTCGGTTATCAATCCGCCTCGATGACGAGCCATGACGCGGGCGACGTGTTGCCCGTGCCCTCCTCGCCCTCGCCTCGCGATCGATCGCTGCGCGCCACGGTGTTGGCGCTCGGCGTGAGCGTCGCGGCGATCGCGGCACCGATCGACGCCGCGGCACAGGCCCGCGTCGTCGCCGAGATCGACGACGAGAGCAGCGATCGCCGTCGCGCGCGCTGGTCGCTCCGCGCCGCAGCGGCGCGCGCGATCACCGGTGCGCCGCGCGTGCAGGCCGCGCGCGCACAGGTCGACGCGGCGCGCGCGCACCTCGCGCACCGGAGCGTGCCAGTCGTGGGCAATCCCTACGTCAGCGTGCGCGCGCTCTTCGGCATGCCCGATCAGTCCGCCGCGACGTATGGCGTCGTGCTCGGGCTGCCCTTCGATCTCTCGGGCCGACAGAGCGCGTGGTCGCACGAGATCGATCAGCTCGTCGAAGAGTCCGAAGAGATCGCCGAGGCTGCGGCGAACGAGGCGCGCGCCGAGGTCGCGAGCGCATACGTCGACCTCGCGATCGCGCAGGAGCGCCTCGCGGTCGCCGAGGATCGACTGCGCGTCGCCGGCGCCTCCCACGCGAGCGTGCGCGCCCGCGCCGAGGCCAGCGACGCGACGGTGCTCGACGTGTCGCTCGCCGCGTCCGAGCTCGGCATCGCGCGCGCCGAGGTCGCCGATCGCCGCCGCGCGCTCCTCGCGGCGCAGGCCGCGTTCCGCGCCGCGCTCGACCTCGATCCCGACGTGAGCCCCGAGGTCGAGCCGCTCGCGGGGGCTGGCCCCCCAGGCGACGTGGATCTCGCCACCGCGATCACGCTCGCGAGCGAACGCCGCGCCGAGCCCCGAGCCCACCAGGCCGCCGCGCGTCGCTACCGCCTCAGCGAAGATCGTTTGTTCGCAGAGTCGATCGATCTCCTCCTCGTCGGGCTCGAGTGGGAGTCGCAAGGGAACCAGCGCACCGCGCACTCGTGGGGCGTGAGCGCGACGATGGGGCTCCCGCTGATCCGCACCGCGCAGGGAGAGCGCGCGGTCGCGCGCGGGCAGTCCGACCTCGAGCTCGAGCTGAGCGTGCTCGCCGAGCGCAGCGTGGAGCGCGAAGCCGCGGCGGCATGGGCCGCGCTGCAGACGTCGCTCGATCACCTGCGCGTGATCGACGACGAAGCGCTCGCCGCGGCGGAGCGCGCGCTCGCGATGAGCGAGGAGCTGCTCGCTGCGGGCGCGGTCGATCTCTTCCGCGTGCTGAACGCGCGACGCGAGGTCTACGCGCTGCGGGCGCAGCGCCTCGATGCGCTGCGCGACGCCTGGAACGCACGGATCGCGCTGGAGCGCGCCATCGGAGGAACGTGGGAATGA